The candidate division KSB1 bacterium nucleotide sequence GTACTCGCGGATGACTGTGCGATCGCCAATCTCCAGGGTGGTCTCCTCGAACCCGAATTTCAGGTCCTGGGGCACGGTGCCCAACACCGCCCCGTGGTGCACGCAGCACTCCTTGCCGATGCGCGTACCAGAGGCAATGAGCACGTGCGAGGCAACGGACGTCCCCTCCCCAATGATGACATTCTTCTCGATGACAGAAAACGGGCCCACGGACACGCCGTTGCCCAGTTCAGCAGCAGGTTCGACCAGGGCAGTGGGATGAATGTCGGTCAGACGCGCCTCTCCTCGCTTACTCCTTGTGCGGTACCAGCTTTTCGTCAACTATGGCGGCGGAAAACTCCGCCTCACAGACCAGGTCTCCGGCGACAAAGGCCTTGCCGGCCATCTTGGAAAGCGTCTTGCGGAATTTGACAATCTCCACTTCAAAGACCAATTGGTCCCCAGGCAAGACCGGCTTGCGGAAGCGGACGTTGTCGATGCCGGCGAAGTAGACCAGTTTGCCCACGGGGTCGTCCTCGGCGTCCAGCAGCAACAGGCCGCCCACCTGCGCCATCGCCTCCAGGATGAGCACGCCAGGCATGATGGGCCTGCCGGGAAAGTGCCCCTGGAAAAACCACTCGCTGACGGTGACGTTCTTCACGCCCACCACTTTCTCCTGCGGGATCAGGTCCACGATCTTGTCCACCAGGAGAAACGGATAGCGATGGGGCAGAATGCGCTGGATGCCATCGATATCCATGACCAGGCCTTCCACGGAGGTCTTCTGGTACTTGGCCTTGATGAGCTGCTTCTTGTACTCCTTGCGGATGCCCTTGACCAGCTCGACGTTGGCGGCATGGCCTGAGCGCGCGGCCAACACGTGGGCGCGCAACGGCACGCCCAGCAGCGCCAAGTCACCGATGAGGTCTAAGGCCTTGTGCCGCACCGGCTCGTTGGGATAGCGCAGCTCGCGGCCGTTGAGAATACCGTTCTTGCCCAGTTTGATGTCCTCGCTGAGGTTCAGCTTGCGGCGCAGTGCCTCCAACTCCTCGTCGCTCATCTGCCGGTCGCAGATGACGATGGCGTTGTCCAAGCTGCCACCCTTGATGAGGCCGGCTTCCCACAACTGCTCCACCTCGTGCAGGAAGCAGAAGGTGCGCGCCGGCGCATACTCGCTGACAAACTCGTCGGTCAGCGAGTACATCGAGGTGTACTGCGTGCCCAAGGCAGGGTTCTTATAATCCACCATGAAGGTGATGCGGAATTCGTCGGAGGGCACCACTACCAGATCAACCCCGTTGGCCGGGTCGCTGTAGGTGAGGGTGCGATCGATGTTCAAATAGTCCTTGGGCGAATCCTGCTCCACCAGTCCGGCGTCCAGCAACACCTTGACGAAGGGCATGGCGCTGCCGTCGCCCACCGGCGGCTCGTTGCCGTCGATTTCCACCAGGATGTTGTCGATCTCCAGGCCGGCAATGGCCGCCAACACATGCTCCACCGTGTGGATGCGCACCTCACCAAGGCCGAGAGTCGTGCCACGGGAGATATCCACCACGTGGTCGATGTCGGCGGGTATCTCCACCGAGTTCTCCAAGTCCACGCGCTTGAAGCGGATGCCACTGTTGACGGGGGCCGGCTTGAAGGTGACCTTGGCCTTGCTCCCTG carries:
- a CDS encoding bifunctional UDP-3-O-[3-hydroxymyristoyl] N-acetylglucosamine deacetylase/3-hydroxyacyl-ACP dehydratase, which produces MLRQQQTIKKAISYSGIGLHTGSKAKVTFKPAPVNSGIRFKRVDLENSVEIPADIDHVVDISRGTTLGLGEVRIHTVEHVLAAIAGLEIDNILVEIDGNEPPVGDGSAMPFVKVLLDAGLVEQDSPKDYLNIDRTLTYSDPANGVDLVVVPSDEFRITFMVDYKNPALGTQYTSMYSLTDEFVSEYAPARTFCFLHEVEQLWEAGLIKGGSLDNAIVICDRQMSDEELEALRRKLNLSEDIKLGKNGILNGRELRYPNEPVRHKALDLIGDLALLGVPLRAHVLAARSGHAANVELVKGIRKEYKKQLIKAKYQKTSVEGLVMDIDGIQRILPHRYPFLLVDKIVDLIPQEKVVGVKNVTVSEWFFQGHFPGRPIMPGVLILEAMAQVGGLLLLDAEDDPVGKLVYFAGIDNVRFRKPVLPGDQLVFEVEIVKFRKTLSKMAGKAFVAGDLVCEAEFSAAIVDEKLVPHKE